The DNA segment TATAGCAGGAAGGGAAGGTTGACGTACGAGGACGGCTCATTCGAGCATTGACTGAAGTTTGAGCTCGGCCGCCTGTTTGCTTTAGGGAGCAACTCCCCGATCATGTCCGCTTGGTCATACTGGCTGCATGTCATCGTCACTTCGTCCTCCGGCACCACGGCCTTGCGAGAGTTGTCCCTATCGACGTGATGTACCCGCGGGCATCTGGGCGAGTGAGGAGTACGAGAAGCTCCGACGCTACGACGCGGACACTCCCAACCAGCCCACAAGGCTTTTCCAGTGCCATCAAGCCGATGGCGACAGCGATAATCGGCGCATCTGTGGTGGCTGGGCTGGGTGCCACGAGGGGGAGGACCTGCTCGCTCTGCGGGTGGCATTGCTCGACGGCGGGATGGATCCCGCCACTTACCGGGCCGTGATCGAGTACGAGTCACCAGTGCCCTTGTTCCCTTCGGGCAGTGAAGCTGCCGCTCACGGCGAGGCGGGCATCGATGCGCCGGCCGATGAGGCCCGTCACATGATCAGCAAGATCTCTCAGACGCGCAGCGACCTTGTGCGATAGGGCCTCTCGCCTCGGGCGGGGCCGGTGCTGCCGCAGCACGGCGCACCGCACCACTGCCTGTGCTGACTGCGGCCACATTGCCCGGGGGATGTGGGCCCGAAGGTCTGGGGGCTGGTGGAGGCGCCATGGCGGTGCGGCTGGGGGCCGCGGGTGGCTGTGGCGCGTATCAGTCATGTGACGGGGGTCACGCTTGACGGTGGAACTTGGGGCGGGGTTAACTCGCGCAGCTGTGAAGTTTCTGTGAATGAACATGAACTCAGGGTGGGGACTGTGAGTTTGGGGTGGGGGCACCGGATTCACGGTGCACGAAGAAGCATGACCAGACGCGGCTTAGCCGGCGTCACAACCACGGCGTTACTGGCGTCGCTTCCGGTGCTCGCGCTCGGGCCACCGCAGGCCACGGCAGCCAGCAAGACCTCGACCATGGCGCAGTCCGCTCTGCAGCGAGCCGCCGCGACCGGCGAGCCGGTGGAGGTCACGTCAGAGCGCACCGAGTACTCGCAGACTGTCGCTAATCCTGACGGAACGTTCACGCTGACACAGTCCACGACGCCCCAGCGTGCAAAGGCACCTGACGGCTCGTGGCAGAACATCGACACCACGCTGGAACGCCGCGCCGACGGGACCGTAGGCCCGAAGTCCGCAGTGGTGAAGCTGGACTTCTCCGGCGGCGGCGCCGGGGCCAGCATGCTGCAGTTAGGCACGGGCGAGCAGTCCATGAAGTTCGGCTGGCCGGGCACGCTACCCACTCCGACGCTGAACGGGGCAACCGCCACGTACGCCAACGTCCTCAAGGACGTTGACCTGCAGCTCACGGCAACCGCCGAAGGATACCGCGAGGTCCTCGTCGTCAAGACAGCCGAAGCTGCGCACAGCCCCGAGCTGGAAAACATCAAACTCACCGCCTCAGCCAAGAGCCTCAGCGTCATCCCCGGTGCCGGCGGCGGCCTGCGCGCCGTCGACGCCGACGGCAACGCCGTCTTCACCGGACCGGCTGGTCAGATGTGGGACTCCGCAGGCGACACACTGCCTCCCGCACCCAAGTCCAAAGCTGCCAAACAGCGAGGCGGGAAGCCCTCACAGCCCACGGCCGCCGAGCAGCCAGGGACCGAAGCAGGCGACCCCACGCACCCAGGGGATGGAGCCGCCAGCGCCGAACTGCCCGTCACCGTCACCGGGGGCGCTGTCTCCGTCGCACCGGACCTGGACCTGCTGCGCGGCAAGGACACCGTCTACCCCGTCTACATCGACCCGCCCGTCGGCCTCGGAGTATCCGAGCGCACCAAACTCTCCTCCGACGGCGACAAGTTCTGGCAATTCGACAAACCCATGGGCGTCGGCAAATGCGGCAACGCCGACGGCTACTACTGCGGCTCCGGTTACACCGACCGCATGTACTTCGAGTTCGCCCCGACCAAGCTCAGCGGCAAGTACGTCATCGACGCCACCTTCCGCGCCCACGAGACCTGGTCGTTCAACTGCACCCCGTACTGGGTCGACCTCAAGCGCACCGACAACATCTCCGAAGGCACCCGCTGGCCCGGACCCAAGACGCTCGACCACATGGGCGACCGCTACATCTCCGCAGGCCGCGACAAGAACTGCTCGCCCGCGCAGCCGGACACCTGGGTGGAGTTCAACGACAACCCCCAGGAGAGCGACGAAAACCTGGCCTCCACGGTCCGCTCCTTCGCCGACGGCAAGATCCACCGCCTGACACTGATGCTGCGCGCAACGGACGAGAGCGAACCACGGGCATGGAAGCGATTCGACGACAACGCCGAGCTCAAAGTCAACTACGTGCCACGGCCAGGCATGCCGACCTCCGTCGGCGCCATCCCCGGAACGGGCACCACCGCCTACTGCCGCACCTCCTCCTCCGACCCGCTGACCGTCACCACCGCCACCCCCACCGTCCAGGCACGCGTCCAAACCAAGGTGCAGCCCAAGGGCGGCGAAGAAAAGGGCTCACTGCAGGCCGAGTTCTGGATGGAACGCAAGAACGGCAGCTCATGGGACAAGGTCTGGAGCGACTACAAGCCCGATAAGGGCTGGGACCCTGACGGCACCCTGGAAAAAGCCGTCACAAGCCAGCGCGCCGACGGCGGCCTCTACCGCTTCAAGTCCCGCACCCAGTCCCACTGGTACTACGGATCCAAGTCCGGCGACCTCTTCTCCGCCTACTCCTCCTGGTGCTACCTGAAGATCGACACCAGCGCCCCCAAGGCGCCACAGATCACCAGCACCGGCCCGTACACCGAATGCACCACCAACCTGTGCGAACCCAAGGGCGGCCCCGGCATCGCCGGCGCCTTCACCTTCAAGCCCCACAGTGGCGAATCCGGCGTCAAGGGCTACCGCTACCGCCTGCTGACCACATCGAAGAAGGGCGCAAAGACCGCCAGCGGAGCCACACCCACCGTCAAGGACGTCACCCCGTCACTGCCCGGTACCCAGGTCCTCTCCGTCGAAGCCACCGACCTCGACGCCGACGGCCGAGTCCGCTACGGACCACCCAACGAATACGTCTTCAAGGCCTCGCCCGCCGAAGGCAACACCGGCCGCTGGCACTTCGACGACGCCCCTCCCGGCTCGACCACCACCACCGCAGCCGACAAAGCCACTGTAGGCACCCGCCACAACGCCACCCTCTACACCACCGGTGCCGGCTGGTCCACACTCGCCCGCCGCGGCGCCCACGACTACTCCCTGTGGATGGACAGCGCCGACCCGAACAAGCAACACGGCTACGCAGCCACCAGCACACCAGCCCTCAACACCGGCGACTCGTTCACCGTCTCCGCCTGGGTCTACCTCACCGACACCACAGCGAACCACGTGGTGCTCACCGAACCGGGCGAACACGCCTCGGCCTTCACGCTGTACTACTCCGCCACCACCCGCAAGTGGGTGTTCAACCGCACCGACCAGGACAGCAAAACCGCCTCCTATATCCGCTCCCTGGCCGACAGCCCCAATCCCACAACGCGAGTCTGGACCCACCTGGCCGGCGTCTTCGACACCCAGCACGACGCCGACCCGAAAAACGACACCATCCAGCTCTTCGTCAACGGACGTCCCCAGGGCCAACCCATCGCCGCAAGCACCGTCAGCACCTACAAGCCGTGGACGGCCTCCGAAGGACTACAGTTCGGCCGCAGCAAGGTCGCCGACACCTACGGAGAGAACTGGCGCGGCCGCATCGACGAAGTTGCCCTGTGGCAACGCCCACTGAACGCCGACGAACTCCACCAGGAAGCCGCCCTAGAGCAGGACGGCATCCCTGCCAACGAACTCGTCGGGCACTGGGACGCCGCCATCTCCCAGGGCACAAGCATCCGCGAAAGCCCCGAAGACCCTGACGACCCCAACAGCACCGGCTTCCCCTACAGCCGCGGCCCGCTGAAGTTCTCCACCACGGGCGCATCCCTCAAGGACGAGGACGGCCAGGACCAGTCCCTGGTCCTCAACGGCTCCACCGGCTACGCCACCGCCACAGGACCCCTCGTCGACGAAACCGGCTCCTTCACCGTCTCCGCCCGCGTCCGCCTGGACTCAGCCGGCCTCGCCAAACAACCCATCGGCTACCGTGCTGCGGTCTTCTCCCAGGCCACGCCGACAGGCAAGGAGTCCTCCTGGGCCCTGTGGGTGGAAAAACCCGCAGCCGACACCTACCTGTGGAAGTTCGGCCGCACTGCCGTCGACACCGCCGGCAAGGTCACCGACACCGGCCTCGTCACAGCAGAACAACCCATCGGCCCCAAGGAACTCAACACCTGGGTGGATCTCACGGGAGTCTTCGACGCCGCCGAGACGTTCACCGATGACGACGGCCAGCAGCAGCTGGGAATGACCCACCTCTACATCGGCCAGTTCAAGCAACAGCCCGAAGGCGAAGCAGGCTTCTCCACCCCCCAGCAAGGCAGCGGAGACCTCACCGCAGGCAACGCTCCCCTGGCGGGCACCACCAGCCACCACCTCTCAGGAGCCCTGGCCGAACTGCGCGTGTGGACCGGAGCGATGACCGCCGACCAGGTCCGCTCCCAGGTCCTCGCAGCCCCGGACGACGCCTGAGCGACGCCACAGCGGTCGGCGGCCCCATAGACGCCGCCGACCGCCGCTGCACCACACGCAGCCCGCCCCACTACCTGACGCTGTCCCGGCCTGCTTCACCACCCGGGGCTGATGACCTGCGCCCAATACAGGCGAGCGCAAGGAGAACCCGCATGCACACCACTGAAATGCCACGTCCCTCGACACACAGAGGACGACGCTGGACGCGGCGCATCGCCGCCACGCTCAGCTTCACGCTCCTGCCGGGCCTGATCTCGCCTGTCGCCTTCGCCGCCGACCCCGACCCACTCGGCCGCCCGAGCCTCACAGCCCCACGCGCCACCAACGTCAAACGCCTCACCGCCAAAGCCGACCCCCACACAGCCGCCCAGATACGCAAAGCAGCAGCAGCTGACACAGCAGCCCAACGACGCGCCCGCACCGACCAGCAACGCACCACCACCTGGCCGACAGCCGGATCCGCCCGCCTCACCGCCACGGCCGCACGCTCCAAGGCCGACCCCGGCCACCTGCCCGTAGCCCTGACCAAACCAGCCAGCCGCAGCTCCAGCACCATCGACGTCACCGTCCTGGGACAGGACACCTCACACAAACTCGGCCTCAAGGGAGTAGTCCTCACCGCCACCGGGCCCGCCCACGGAGGCAGCACTGAAGTCGGCATCAACTACTCCGCCTTCGCTTCCGCCTACGGCGGCGACTACGCCGGCCGACTGCAACTGATGCGCCTGCCGTCATGTGCACTCACCACGCCGGACAAAGCAGCGTGCCGCCACCTGAGCCCGCAGCGCTTCACCAACCGGCGCGCCCGCCAGCAGATCACCGCCCCCCTGACCTTCAAGACAGCACCCGGCGGACAGAAGATGGTGCTCGCTCTCGCGGCCGGCGCAAAGTCCGGGGCGGGTGACTACAAAGCCACCCCGCTCGCAGCCTCCTCCACCTGGGAAGCAGGCGGCTCCTCCGGCTCCTTCACCTGGTCCTACCCCCTGCGCACACCACCTGCCGCAGCCGGCCCGCAACCGGACCTGAACATCTCCTACGACTCCGGCAGCGTCGACGGCCGCACCGCCAGCACCAACAACCAGGGCACCACGATCGGCGAAGGCTTCGACCTCACCTCCTCCTACATCGAACGCAAGTACGGATCCTGCGACGACGATGGCCAGGACGACAAGTTCGACCAATGCTGGAAGTACGACAACGCCTCACTGGTGCTGAACGGCACATCCACCGAACTCGTCAAAGACGACACCACTGGCACCTGGCACCTGAAAAGCGATGACGCCTCCCTCGTCACCCACCACACGGGCGCCGACAACGGAGACGACGACGGCGAATACTGGACAGTCACCACCGGCGACGGCATTACCTACACCTTCGGCCTCAGCAAACTACCCGGAGCCGGAACAGACGACCGCACCGACTCGGTATGGACAGTCCCCGTCTTTGGAGACGACAAAGGCGAACCCGGTTACGACAACGGCACTGACTTCGCCAAGCGCGACAAGAAGCAAGCCTGGCGCTGGAACCTGGACCTCGTCCAGGACACCCACGCCAACGCCATGACCTACTGGTACAAGGCCGAAACCAACAACTACGACAAACTCGGCGACGACAACACCGGCACCCCCTACACCCGCGGTGGCTACCTCCAAGAGATCCGCTACGGCCAGCGCGCCGGCTCTCTGTTCTCCGCCACCCCTGCCGCATCCAACAAGGTTGTCCTCCACTACGCCGAACGCTGCACCGCGGCCGGAGACGGCTGCGACTCCCTGACCAAGGACACTCGCGACAACTGGCCCGACGTGCCCTTCGACGCCGTATGCAAAGACGACGACAAGTGCACCGGAAACGTCGCCCCCACCTTCTTCACACGCAAACGCCTCACCAGCCTTACCACTTACGCGTGGGACGCCACCGCCACCACCCCTGCCTATTCGCCGATCGACGCCTGGGCGCTCAAGCAGCAGTACCTCGACCCCGGCGACACCGGCGACTCCTCTGACCAATCCCTGTGGCTGGACGAAATCAGGCACACCGGCAAGCGCGGCAGCGACATCACCCTCGACCCGGTCAGGTTCGACCACGAATTCCGGCCCAACCGCGTCGACGGAACCAGCGACGACATCCTCTCCCTCGAAAAGCCACGCCTGAAGACCGTCACCTCTGAAGCCGGCGCCCAGACCATCGTCAGCTACGACGAAGCCGACTGCGTCGCAGGCCAGGCCATGCCCAAGGCCGACCAGAACACCCGCAGCTGCTATCCCGTCTACTGGAAGCCCAACGCCGGCTCCGGTGACCCAGAACTGGACTGGTTCCAGAAATACCCTGTCACCTCCGTCTCCACCACCGACCCCCACGGCGGCTCCGTCGCTGTCCAACACACCTACACCTACTCAGGCGGCGGAGCCTGGCACTACGACGAAGACCCCCTCACCCCCGCCAAAGAAC comes from the Streptomyces angustmyceticus genome and includes:
- a CDS encoding DUF6283 family protein is translated as MSSSLRPPAPRPCESCPYRRDVPAGIWASEEYEKLRRYDADTPNQPTRLFQCHQADGDSDNRRICGGWAGCHEGEDLLALRVALLDGGMDPATYRAVIEYESPVPLFPSGSEAAAHGEAGIDAPADEARHMISKISQTRSDLVR
- a CDS encoding LamG domain-containing protein yields the protein MAQSALQRAAATGEPVEVTSERTEYSQTVANPDGTFTLTQSTTPQRAKAPDGSWQNIDTTLERRADGTVGPKSAVVKLDFSGGGAGASMLQLGTGEQSMKFGWPGTLPTPTLNGATATYANVLKDVDLQLTATAEGYREVLVVKTAEAAHSPELENIKLTASAKSLSVIPGAGGGLRAVDADGNAVFTGPAGQMWDSAGDTLPPAPKSKAAKQRGGKPSQPTAAEQPGTEAGDPTHPGDGAASAELPVTVTGGAVSVAPDLDLLRGKDTVYPVYIDPPVGLGVSERTKLSSDGDKFWQFDKPMGVGKCGNADGYYCGSGYTDRMYFEFAPTKLSGKYVIDATFRAHETWSFNCTPYWVDLKRTDNISEGTRWPGPKTLDHMGDRYISAGRDKNCSPAQPDTWVEFNDNPQESDENLASTVRSFADGKIHRLTLMLRATDESEPRAWKRFDDNAELKVNYVPRPGMPTSVGAIPGTGTTAYCRTSSSDPLTVTTATPTVQARVQTKVQPKGGEEKGSLQAEFWMERKNGSSWDKVWSDYKPDKGWDPDGTLEKAVTSQRADGGLYRFKSRTQSHWYYGSKSGDLFSAYSSWCYLKIDTSAPKAPQITSTGPYTECTTNLCEPKGGPGIAGAFTFKPHSGESGVKGYRYRLLTTSKKGAKTASGATPTVKDVTPSLPGTQVLSVEATDLDADGRVRYGPPNEYVFKASPAEGNTGRWHFDDAPPGSTTTTAADKATVGTRHNATLYTTGAGWSTLARRGAHDYSLWMDSADPNKQHGYAATSTPALNTGDSFTVSAWVYLTDTTANHVVLTEPGEHASAFTLYYSATTRKWVFNRTDQDSKTASYIRSLADSPNPTTRVWTHLAGVFDTQHDADPKNDTIQLFVNGRPQGQPIAASTVSTYKPWTASEGLQFGRSKVADTYGENWRGRIDEVALWQRPLNADELHQEAALEQDGIPANELVGHWDAAISQGTSIRESPEDPDDPNSTGFPYSRGPLKFSTTGASLKDEDGQDQSLVLNGSTGYATATGPLVDETGSFTVSARVRLDSAGLAKQPIGYRAAVFSQATPTGKESSWALWVEKPAADTYLWKFGRTAVDTAGKVTDTGLVTAEQPIGPKELNTWVDLTGVFDAAETFTDDDGQQQLGMTHLYIGQFKQQPEGEAGFSTPQQGSGDLTAGNAPLAGTTSHHLSGALAELRVWTGAMTADQVRSQVLAAPDDA